Proteins encoded within one genomic window of Brachybacterium sp. P6-10-X1:
- a CDS encoding VOC family protein produces MTRSTGTSTWIDATVTDLASAKAFYSGLFGWEFEDLGEGFGHYHLICNGDALVGGLMDITGFTYPDGEPLVAEWAVHLTVDDIDARTETAIAHGAKLLMPIADIGSSGRTGTILDPTGALVGMWQAGDLEGYEFTGDPGSPVWFELMTHEFETASAFYTAVFDANLVPMEEPMDDDSFRYSTNGPGESASWGLCDASGVMPKEDTGWRVYFGVEASETALATVRELGGKVLDGPTDSPFGRIATIADPSGVTFQISAMSEAVAEG; encoded by the coding sequence ATGACCCGCAGCACCGGCACCAGCACCTGGATCGACGCCACCGTCACCGACCTGGCCAGCGCGAAGGCCTTCTACTCCGGCCTGTTCGGCTGGGAGTTCGAGGACCTCGGCGAGGGCTTCGGCCACTACCACCTGATCTGCAACGGCGACGCGCTCGTGGGCGGTCTGATGGACATCACCGGATTCACCTACCCGGACGGAGAGCCCCTGGTCGCCGAATGGGCCGTGCACCTCACGGTCGACGACATCGACGCCCGGACGGAGACAGCCATCGCGCACGGCGCGAAGCTCCTGATGCCGATCGCCGACATCGGTTCCTCTGGCCGCACCGGCACGATCCTGGATCCCACAGGGGCCCTGGTCGGCATGTGGCAGGCCGGCGACCTCGAGGGCTACGAGTTCACCGGCGACCCCGGCTCGCCCGTCTGGTTCGAGCTGATGACCCACGAGTTCGAGACGGCCTCCGCCTTCTACACCGCGGTGTTCGACGCGAACCTGGTCCCCATGGAAGAGCCCATGGACGACGACTCCTTCCGCTACTCCACCAACGGCCCGGGCGAGAGCGCCAGCTGGGGGCTGTGCGATGCGAGCGGTGTGATGCCGAAGGAGGACACCGGCTGGCGGGTCTACTTCGGGGTCGAGGCCTCCGAGACGGCGCTGGCGACGGTCAGGGAGCTGGGCGGGAAGGTCCTGGACGGACCGACCGACTCGCCCTTCGGGCGGATCGCCACCATCGCCGACCCGTCGGGGGTCACCTTCCAGATCAGTGCGATGAGCGAAGCGGTGGCGGAGGGCTGA
- a CDS encoding alpha/beta fold hydrolase translates to MTRTTILFLHSAGPQSATEGSGPLLARLRAELPEALIAAPALPTPEDPDPAAWEEAVRAEIAGPEGPVAVVGHSLGGSVALRVLAQGDPTSAAAVRGVVTIAAPCWDAGDPDWPVVGFGLPPDIAGALARLEVLLLHGTADEVVPPGHADRLRSRLPSPRVRRIEGMDHAAAAHADRIAAVLRPLLDARDERRPADADASRTEGGAVPGGTDSWLSETRSAYDIDASGYAEQVRGLLAETPHLAAQLTLFAELLRRDGGGPVADVGCGTGYVTAHLRKSGVDAFGIDLSPEMIALARRDHPAARFEVGTMTELDLEDRSLAGIVAFWSVIHVPDHALPGVLDEFVRVLRPGGLLLVGFHVGDGVHHSSTGYTGRAITVDSYRRRPETVTGLLRKAGFTIDSEVLLRPDDEVPGAVVLARGPV, encoded by the coding sequence ATGACACGCACCACGATCCTGTTCCTGCATTCGGCGGGCCCGCAGTCCGCGACCGAGGGCAGCGGCCCGCTGCTGGCACGGCTCCGGGCAGAGCTCCCCGAGGCGCTGATCGCGGCACCCGCTCTCCCGACGCCCGAGGATCCCGACCCGGCGGCGTGGGAGGAGGCCGTCCGGGCGGAGATCGCCGGACCGGAGGGGCCCGTCGCGGTCGTCGGCCACTCCCTGGGCGGTTCCGTCGCGCTGAGGGTGCTCGCACAGGGCGATCCCACCTCGGCCGCGGCGGTGCGCGGCGTCGTCACGATCGCCGCGCCCTGCTGGGACGCAGGTGATCCGGACTGGCCCGTCGTCGGATTCGGCCTGCCCCCGGACATCGCCGGTGCGCTGGCACGCCTCGAGGTCCTACTGCTGCACGGCACTGCCGACGAGGTCGTCCCGCCCGGCCACGCCGATCGGCTCCGGTCCCGCCTGCCCTCGCCGCGGGTCCGGCGGATCGAGGGCATGGACCATGCGGCGGCTGCGCACGCCGACCGGATCGCCGCCGTGCTGCGGCCGCTGCTGGATGCGCGTGACGAGCGGCGCCCGGCCGATGCCGACGCCTCTCGCACGGAGGGAGGGGCCGTGCCGGGTGGGACGGATTCGTGGCTGTCCGAGACCCGTTCCGCCTACGACATCGACGCCTCCGGCTACGCCGAACAGGTGCGCGGACTTCTCGCCGAGACGCCTCATCTCGCAGCACAGCTCACCCTGTTCGCCGAGCTGCTGCGTCGGGACGGAGGCGGGCCGGTCGCCGACGTCGGCTGCGGGACCGGATACGTCACCGCGCATCTGCGGAAGTCCGGAGTGGACGCGTTCGGCATCGATCTCTCCCCGGAGATGATCGCCCTCGCCCGACGGGACCACCCCGCCGCACGGTTCGAGGTCGGCACGATGACGGAACTCGACCTGGAGGACCGATCGCTCGCCGGCATCGTCGCCTTCTGGTCCGTGATCCACGTCCCCGACCACGCCCTGCCCGGCGTCCTCGACGAGTTCGTGCGCGTGTTGCGTCCTGGCGGCCTGCTTCTGGTCGGGTTCCACGTCGGCGACGGCGTGCATCACTCGTCCACGGGGTACACAGGCCGCGCGATCACCGTGGACAGCTATCGTCGCCGCCCGGAGACGGTGACGGGCCTGCTGCGGAAGGCCGGGTTCACGATCGATTCGGAGGTTCTCCTGCGTCCGGACGACGAGGTGCCCGGAGCCGTCGTGCTGGCTCGTGGTCCGGTCTGA
- a CDS encoding dodecin gives MAGHVYNITEIVGTSPESSDAAVANAVAEASKSLRNLDWFEVQSIRGHLEDGAIAHWQVAIKVGFRHEG, from the coding sequence ATGGCTGGACACGTCTACAACATCACCGAGATCGTCGGCACCTCGCCGGAGAGCAGCGACGCGGCGGTCGCGAATGCCGTCGCCGAGGCGTCGAAGAGCCTGCGGAACCTCGACTGGTTCGAGGTGCAGTCGATCCGCGGCCATCTCGAGGACGGCGCGATCGCTCATTGGCAGGTCGCGATCAAGGTCGGCTTCCGCCACGAGGGCTGA
- a CDS encoding DMT family transporter: protein MTAAPTRSSHPALPWLAALAVMVMWASSFVVIRAAGADLSPGAMSLLRVGSAAIVLIPLVAAGRVRFPRTGRLRAAVIVWGAVWFAAYTLVLNASELFLDAATAAMLVNVAPLIVAVASGLLLGEGLSLRLISGVLVAFGGIALITAATSTGHVAAAGLVLGLLAAVLYAGSVLAQKPLLAHIDSTSMTVIGIGAGFLACLPFAPRLAGEMVEAPTSSLLAVVYTGVFPTALAFLLWGYALSRTPAGVLTSSSLLVPAITLVLAWLLLGETPPLLAAAGGLLCLTGAGFAILPNVLAAVRIAPLRSGSEPETVPERCDAPAVES, encoded by the coding sequence ATGACCGCGGCGCCCACTCGTTCCTCCCATCCCGCGCTCCCCTGGCTCGCCGCGCTCGCGGTCATGGTCATGTGGGCGTCCTCGTTCGTCGTGATCCGCGCCGCCGGGGCGGACCTCTCCCCCGGGGCGATGTCGCTGCTGCGGGTGGGATCGGCAGCGATCGTGCTGATCCCCCTGGTGGCGGCGGGCCGGGTCCGTTTCCCGCGGACCGGGCGGCTGCGCGCGGCCGTGATCGTCTGGGGTGCGGTGTGGTTCGCCGCGTACACGCTAGTGCTGAACGCGAGCGAGCTGTTCCTCGATGCGGCGACGGCCGCGATGCTGGTCAACGTCGCCCCGCTGATCGTAGCGGTCGCCTCCGGGCTGCTGCTCGGCGAGGGGCTCTCCCTCCGTCTCATCTCCGGGGTGCTGGTCGCCTTCGGAGGCATCGCGCTGATCACCGCGGCGACCTCGACCGGTCACGTCGCCGCGGCCGGGCTGGTGCTCGGTCTGCTGGCGGCGGTGCTCTACGCCGGCAGCGTGCTCGCCCAGAAGCCGCTGCTCGCCCACATCGATTCCACCTCGATGACCGTCATCGGCATCGGCGCAGGGTTCCTCGCCTGCCTGCCCTTCGCGCCCCGGCTGGCCGGTGAGATGGTCGAGGCCCCGACCTCCTCCCTCCTCGCCGTGGTCTACACGGGCGTGTTCCCCACGGCCCTCGCGTTCCTGCTGTGGGGCTACGCGCTGTCGCGGACCCCGGCCGGGGTGCTGACCTCCTCCTCGCTGCTGGTCCCCGCGATCACCCTCGTGCTCGCGTGGCTCCTGCTCGGGGAGACCCCGCCGCTGCTGGCCGCGGCCGGTGGTCTGCTGTGTCTGACCGGGGCCGGGTTCGCGATCCTCCCGAATGTCCTCGCGGCGGTCCGGATCGCTCCGCTGCGCAGCGGGTCCGAGCCGGAGACCGTCCCGGAGCGCTGCGATGCACCGGCCGTGGAGTCCTGA
- a CDS encoding phosphotransferase: protein MAMHQGQLELTRQDAQRLIDRALAHAGLPAASHIVPLAGAGTTSHVLRVGTDLLARFPLTGEDPDQVRAAQATEHAAMEEFARCSPVPAPRPVVIGEGDATYPLSFSVQTWVEGEIATPTSVARSGAFAADLADLISALRAVDLRGRTFSGAGRGGSLPDHDPWIAECLDRSEGLLPVGELRTLWRRLRSLPHESADVMSHTDLIPGNLLVGDQRSTGDQHLVGVLDTGGFAPADPALDLVSAWHLLDEDARDVLRVRLEVPELDWRRGAAWAFAQAIGLVWYYERTNPVMSELGRSTLDRLLAARDELRG from the coding sequence ATGGCCATGCACCAGGGACAGCTCGAGCTCACGAGGCAGGATGCGCAGCGACTGATCGACCGCGCCCTGGCACATGCCGGGCTGCCCGCGGCGTCGCACATCGTCCCGCTCGCCGGCGCGGGCACGACCAGTCATGTGCTGCGGGTGGGGACCGACCTGCTCGCCCGGTTCCCGCTCACCGGGGAGGATCCGGACCAGGTCCGTGCCGCGCAGGCGACCGAGCATGCCGCCATGGAGGAGTTCGCACGCTGCTCCCCCGTGCCCGCGCCGCGGCCCGTCGTGATCGGCGAGGGCGATGCCACGTACCCCCTGTCCTTCTCGGTGCAGACCTGGGTCGAGGGGGAGATCGCCACCCCCACGTCGGTCGCCCGCTCCGGCGCGTTCGCCGCGGACCTCGCCGACCTGATCAGCGCCCTCCGGGCCGTCGACCTCCGCGGCCGCACCTTCTCCGGCGCGGGCCGCGGGGGATCCCTCCCCGACCACGATCCGTGGATCGCCGAGTGCCTGGACCGCAGCGAGGGTCTCCTGCCGGTCGGGGAGCTGCGCACCCTGTGGCGGAGGCTGCGCTCTCTGCCGCACGAGAGCGCCGACGTCATGAGCCACACGGACCTGATCCCTGGGAATCTCCTGGTCGGCGACCAGCGCTCGACCGGCGACCAGCACCTGGTGGGCGTCCTGGACACGGGCGGGTTCGCCCCGGCGGATCCTGCTCTGGACCTGGTGTCCGCCTGGCATCTGCTGGACGAGGACGCCCGGGACGTGCTCCGTGTCCGTCTCGAGGTGCCCGAGCTGGACTGGCGCCGGGGAGCCGCCTGGGCCTTCGCACAGGCCATCGGCCTGGTCTGGTACTACGAGCGGACCAATCCGGTCATGAGCGAGCTGGGCCGCAGCACGCTGGACCGGTTGCTCGCGGCGCGCGATGAGCTGCGGGGGTAG
- a CDS encoding ABC transporter permease: MTTQDMNRSTPQEVPVGAEDSALPVPEPPRRQRGDDRIPGDRALSAQPSTWLAWAGIAAFLVFLLGILISVVIDSFGQAWYDDWLPTGFTPSWYGEAWARFELTHVIAVTLVVAFSVVALSVLIGVPASYVLARRQFPFKKAITALFLLPVIIPPITFGIPLATVIYNFGLGRTVLAVILVNLVPSVPFVIITMTPFIEQINPAIENAARMSGARMRHVFLRILGPMLVPGILAAAILVLVRTVGMFELTYLVSGPGTETLVVTIFRAMTSAGGSEPRPLVSAMAFVYTAMMLVTLIIALRFVNPTQLVARVGDTDD, from the coding sequence ATGACCACCCAGGACATGAATCGTTCGACGCCGCAGGAGGTCCCGGTCGGGGCCGAGGACTCCGCCCTGCCCGTCCCGGAGCCGCCGAGAAGGCAGCGCGGCGACGACCGGATCCCGGGCGACAGGGCCCTGTCGGCCCAGCCCAGCACCTGGCTGGCCTGGGCGGGCATCGCCGCCTTCCTGGTGTTCCTGCTGGGGATCCTGATCAGCGTCGTGATCGATTCCTTCGGCCAGGCCTGGTACGACGACTGGCTGCCGACGGGATTCACCCCCAGCTGGTACGGCGAGGCGTGGGCCCGCTTCGAGCTCACCCACGTCATCGCGGTCACCCTGGTGGTCGCCTTCTCCGTGGTGGCGCTGTCGGTGCTGATCGGCGTGCCCGCCTCCTACGTGCTCGCCCGACGCCAGTTCCCGTTCAAGAAGGCCATCACCGCGCTGTTCCTGCTTCCGGTGATCATCCCGCCGATCACCTTCGGCATCCCACTGGCCACGGTGATCTACAACTTCGGGCTGGGCCGGACCGTGCTGGCGGTGATCCTGGTGAACCTGGTGCCCTCGGTGCCGTTCGTGATCATCACGATGACGCCGTTCATCGAGCAGATCAATCCGGCGATCGAGAACGCCGCGCGGATGAGCGGCGCCCGGATGCGGCACGTGTTCCTGCGCATCCTCGGCCCGATGCTCGTGCCCGGCATCCTCGCCGCCGCGATCCTGGTGCTGGTGCGCACGGTGGGCATGTTCGAGCTGACCTACCTGGTCTCCGGGCCGGGGACCGAGACGCTGGTGGTCACGATCTTCCGCGCCATGACGTCGGCGGGCGGCTCCGAGCCGCGACCGCTGGTCTCGGCGATGGCCTTCGTGTACACGGCCATGATGCTGGTGACGCTGATCATCGCGCTGCGCTTCGTGAACCCGACGCAGCTGGTCGCACGGGTCGGGGACACGGACGACTGA
- a CDS encoding ABC transporter permease: MTTQATRDRPSQGSASLRHRLADRGIDAQLLMMVPAIVFILALFVYPFAYGFGLTLQPTEETVERWGGGVFANYLRFFGDAFTFESVWLTARLAIPAALLNVLVSIPLAIKLQHRFRGKRLLSTLLVLPITLGTVLTAQGLLIFAGRQGWLNQALINLGILDRPLDLVHNYIGVLLSLIISGFPFAFLLISSYLSGIDPSLDRAARSLGAGSAQRFTKITLPLLAPGLATTFILTFVLAFSVFPSATLVGDPSGSTRVLAVVAYRFFGEQFDYPMASTVAIMMGLAELIVVAIVLFARSFLYKGSTGGKG; this comes from the coding sequence ATGACCACCCAGGCGACGCGGGACAGACCCTCGCAGGGCAGCGCGAGCCTGCGCCACCGCCTGGCGGACCGCGGGATCGATGCGCAGCTGCTGATGATGGTCCCGGCGATCGTGTTCATCCTGGCCCTGTTCGTCTACCCCTTCGCCTACGGCTTCGGGCTCACGCTGCAGCCCACCGAGGAGACGGTCGAGCGCTGGGGCGGCGGCGTCTTCGCCAACTACCTGCGGTTCTTCGGGGACGCGTTCACGTTCGAGTCCGTCTGGCTGACCGCGCGCCTGGCGATCCCTGCGGCACTGTTGAACGTGCTCGTCTCGATCCCGCTGGCGATCAAGCTCCAGCACCGCTTCCGCGGCAAGCGACTGCTCTCGACGCTGCTGGTCCTGCCGATCACCCTGGGCACGGTGCTGACCGCCCAGGGCCTGCTGATCTTCGCCGGCCGCCAGGGCTGGTTGAACCAGGCCCTGATCAATCTCGGGATCCTGGACAGACCACTGGATCTGGTGCACAACTACATCGGCGTGCTGCTGTCGCTGATCATCTCCGGGTTCCCCTTCGCGTTCCTGCTGATCTCCTCCTATCTCTCTGGGATCGACCCCTCGTTGGACCGAGCCGCCCGCTCGCTCGGCGCCGGATCGGCGCAGCGGTTCACGAAGATCACGCTGCCGCTGCTGGCCCCGGGGCTCGCGACCACGTTCATCCTCACCTTCGTGCTCGCCTTCAGCGTGTTCCCCTCGGCCACGCTGGTCGGTGACCCCAGCGGGTCCACGCGCGTGCTCGCCGTGGTCGCCTACCGCTTCTTCGGGGAGCAGTTCGACTATCCGATGGCCTCGACCGTCGCGATCATGATGGGCCTGGCCGAACTGATCGTCGTCGCGATCGTGCTGTTCGCACGCTCCTTCCTCTACAAGGGCTCGACAGGGGGCAAGGGCTGA